The window CCCATGGGAGTCATGAAGCGTTTCGAGCAGCGTCTCGAAGGTCTGGTCAACGGCACCTTCGCCAAGGTGTTCAAGTCCGAGGTCCAGCCGGTCGAGATCGCGGGTGCCCTCCAGCGCGAGTGCGACAACAACGCAACGATCTGGAACCGCGAGCGAACCGTCGTTCCCAACGACTTCATCGTCGAGCTCAGCGCCCCGGACTACGAGCGCCTCAGCCCGTACTCCGGCCAACTCGGCGACGAGCTCTCCGGTCTGGTCCGGGACTACGCCAAGCAGCAGCGCTACACCTTCATGGGACCCATCAAGGTCCATCTGGAGAAGGCCGACGACCTCGACACCGGGCTCTACCGCGTACGGAGCCGCACGCTTGCGTCGAGTTCGTCACAGCAGGGCCAGCAGGCTCCTCAGGGCCACCTGGGACAGTCCGGCCACCCGGGCCAGGGGCGGCCGGCCGCCCCCCAGCCCACCGGCGGCTACGGCTACCCGCCCAGCTCCGTCCCGCCCATGCCCGCGGCCCCGCCGCCGGGCGGCGGCCGTCCCGGAGCACCCACCACCGACCGGCGACCGTCGGCCGCGCCCGGCGCCATGCCGAGCCCGCAGGTGCGACGCTGGATCGAGATCAACGGCACCCGCCATCAGATCTCCCGCCCGACGCTGGTGCTGGGACGCAGCACCGACGCCGACGTGCGGATCGACGACCCCGGCGTATCCCGTCGGCACTGTGAGATCCGGACCGGAACGCCCTCGACGATCCAGGATCTCGGGTCTACCAACGGCATCGTGGTGGACGGGCAGCACACAACCCGCGCTACGCTCCGCGACGGCTCGCGGATCGTCGTGGGTAGCACCACCATCGTTTACCGGCAAGCCGAAGGGTGAAGCGGGGGCAATGTCAGAGCTGACCCTGACGGTCATGCGGCTAGGTTTCCTGGCTGTTCTGTGGCTGTTCGTGATCGTGGCCGTCCAGGTCATCCGCAGCGACCTGTTCGGAACGCGCGTCACGCAACGCGGCTCACGCCGCAGTGCGAGCGACGCACGTCCGCAACAGG is drawn from Streptomyces sp. NBC_01717 and contains these coding sequences:
- a CDS encoding DUF3662 and FHA domain-containing protein, translating into MGVMKRFEQRLEGLVNGTFAKVFKSEVQPVEIAGALQRECDNNATIWNRERTVVPNDFIVELSAPDYERLSPYSGQLGDELSGLVRDYAKQQRYTFMGPIKVHLEKADDLDTGLYRVRSRTLASSSSQQGQQAPQGHLGQSGHPGQGRPAAPQPTGGYGYPPSSVPPMPAAPPPGGGRPGAPTTDRRPSAAPGAMPSPQVRRWIEINGTRHQISRPTLVLGRSTDADVRIDDPGVSRRHCEIRTGTPSTIQDLGSTNGIVVDGQHTTRATLRDGSRIVVGSTTIVYRQAEG